In a genomic window of Elusimicrobiota bacterium:
- a CDS encoding ankyrin repeat domain-containing protein encodes MRLRPLVLCALLSSVAACGEADGPAAREERLLRAARNGDARTVVRLLDAGVDVEARNPGDAWTPLMWAAVRDHADLVKLLTARGARIEVRDRKGLTALLVAARWGSRKGVGALLDAGASIGAVDEIGWNALMWSCFKGQTDMAALLLDRGASLEGLDPDGRTPLMLAAKKGHEKTAAMLLTRGASIATRGPDGLTAADLAEKNGYDDLARRLRPR; translated from the coding sequence ATGCGCCTGAGACCTCTCGTTCTGTGCGCCCTGCTGTCGTCCGTCGCCGCCTGCGGCGAGGCCGACGGCCCCGCCGCGCGCGAGGAGCGCCTCCTGCGCGCCGCCCGCAACGGCGACGCGCGGACGGTCGTCCGCCTCCTCGACGCCGGGGTGGACGTCGAGGCGCGCAACCCCGGCGACGCCTGGACGCCGCTGATGTGGGCCGCGGTGCGTGATCACGCGGACCTCGTCAAGCTTCTGACGGCCCGCGGGGCCCGCATCGAGGTCCGCGACCGCAAGGGGCTCACCGCGCTGCTGGTCGCGGCGCGCTGGGGGAGCAGGAAAGGCGTCGGCGCCCTGCTCGACGCCGGGGCCAGCATCGGCGCCGTGGACGAGATCGGCTGGAACGCCCTGATGTGGTCGTGCTTCAAGGGGCAGACGGACATGGCGGCGCTCCTGCTCGACCGCGGCGCGTCCCTCGAGGGCCTCGACCCCGACGGGCGCACGCCGCTGATGCTCGCGGCGAAGAAGGGCCATGAGAAGACGGCGGCTATGCTGCTGACTCGCGGCGCCTCGATCGCGACGCGCGGGCCCGACGGGCTGACGGCGGCGGACCTGGCCGAGAAGAACGGCTACGACGACCTGGCTCGCCGGCTCCGGCCGCGCTGA
- a CDS encoding ABC-F family ATP-binding cassette domain-containing protein, which yields MAILLSCQNLTKSFGIRPLFEGLSFGLFEGERTGLIGPNGAGKSTLLKILAGLEAVDEGKIAARRGLRVGYLAQQDRFETVGEGWTVRDELGRALQGLGLEDWEIDMRVESGMERSGFADPDQRVDKLSGGWRKRLAILSQVLREPDLLLLDEPTNHLDLEGVLWLERFMSGLDFAFLTITHDRSFLERVCNRVVELNKRYEDGHFSSQGNYSDFLEKREELFSHQATLQQTMQNTVRGEIAWLRKGPKARTTKQQARIDRAGEMIAGLAELKFRNAQVRATEIDFDATERKSKSLVRCLGVEKSMGGRKLFGPLDLMLSPGDKLGLLGENGSGKSTLLKLLAGTLAPDKGTMRRADHLKVVTFDQHREQLDMTKTLKRSLCEAGEHVEFKGSRIHVYGWAERFLFRTEQLEYPLSRLSGGEQARVLIARLMLRPADILLLDEPTNDLDLQSLEVLENSMMEFPGALVLVTHDRYLLERVSQRILALDGKGNANFYADLSQWEAAREESDSLGAMHPVAPAPVRDERSLDPKEAKELSKMEASIKAAENEAALARAALEDPAVATDAPELIRRQARLDEARQRVEALFARWNELEARR from the coding sequence GTGGCGATCCTCCTCAGCTGTCAAAACCTCACCAAGAGCTTCGGCATACGCCCGCTCTTCGAAGGCCTGTCGTTCGGGCTCTTCGAGGGCGAGCGCACCGGATTGATCGGGCCCAACGGCGCGGGCAAGTCCACCTTGCTCAAGATCCTGGCCGGCCTGGAGGCCGTCGACGAGGGGAAGATCGCCGCGCGACGCGGCCTGCGCGTCGGCTACCTGGCCCAGCAGGACCGCTTCGAGACGGTCGGCGAGGGCTGGACCGTCCGCGACGAGCTGGGCCGCGCGCTCCAGGGGCTGGGCCTCGAGGACTGGGAGATCGACATGCGCGTCGAGTCGGGCATGGAGCGATCCGGCTTCGCGGACCCGGACCAGCGCGTCGACAAGCTCTCCGGCGGCTGGCGCAAGCGCCTCGCGATCCTGTCCCAGGTGCTGCGCGAGCCCGACCTGCTGCTCCTCGACGAGCCCACCAACCATCTCGACCTCGAGGGCGTCCTGTGGCTGGAGCGCTTCATGTCGGGTCTCGACTTCGCTTTCCTCACCATCACCCACGACCGCAGCTTCCTGGAGCGCGTGTGCAACCGCGTCGTCGAGCTCAACAAGCGCTACGAGGACGGCCACTTCTCGAGCCAGGGCAACTACAGCGACTTCCTCGAGAAGCGCGAGGAGCTGTTCAGCCATCAGGCCACGCTCCAGCAGACGATGCAGAACACCGTGCGCGGCGAGATCGCCTGGCTGCGCAAGGGGCCCAAGGCGCGCACCACCAAGCAGCAGGCCCGCATCGACCGCGCCGGCGAGATGATCGCCGGCCTCGCCGAGCTCAAGTTCCGCAACGCGCAGGTCCGCGCCACCGAGATCGACTTCGACGCCACCGAGAGGAAGAGCAAGAGCCTCGTGCGCTGCCTCGGCGTCGAGAAGTCCATGGGCGGCAGGAAGCTGTTCGGCCCCTTGGACCTCATGCTGTCTCCAGGAGACAAACTTGGATTGCTGGGTGAAAACGGCTCCGGCAAGTCCACCTTGCTCAAGCTGCTCGCCGGGACGCTCGCGCCGGACAAGGGGACGATGCGCCGCGCGGACCACCTGAAGGTCGTGACCTTCGACCAGCACCGCGAGCAGCTCGACATGACGAAGACGCTCAAGCGCTCCCTGTGCGAGGCCGGCGAGCACGTGGAGTTCAAGGGCTCGCGCATCCACGTCTACGGCTGGGCGGAGCGCTTCCTGTTCCGCACGGAGCAGCTCGAGTACCCGCTGAGCCGCCTGTCGGGCGGCGAGCAGGCGCGCGTGCTCATCGCCCGCCTCATGCTGCGCCCCGCCGACATCCTCCTGCTCGACGAGCCCACCAACGACCTCGACCTGCAGTCGCTCGAGGTGCTGGAGAACAGCATGATGGAGTTCCCCGGAGCCCTCGTGCTCGTCACCCACGACCGCTACCTGCTCGAGCGCGTCAGCCAGCGCATCCTCGCCCTCGACGGCAAGGGCAACGCGAATTTCTACGCCGACCTGTCCCAGTGGGAGGCGGCGCGAGAAGAATCGGATTCCCTCGGCGCCATGCATCCGGTCGCTCCGGCGCCCGTCCGGGACGAGCGGTCCCTTGACCCCAAGGAAGCCAAGGAGCTCTCGAAGATGGAGGCGTCCATCAAGGCCGCGGAGAACGAGGCCGCGCTGGCCCGCGCGGCGCTCGAGGACCCCGCCGTCGCGACCGACGCCCCGGAGCTGATCAGGCGCCAGGCGCGCCTGGACGAGGCCCGTCAGCGGGTCGAGGCCCTGTTCGCGCGCTGGAACGAGCTCGAAGCCCGGCGTTGA